The proteins below are encoded in one region of Citrobacter enshiensis:
- the lolC gene encoding lipoprotein-releasing ABC transporter permease subunit LolC → MYQPVALFIGLRYMRGRAADRFGRFVSWLSTIGITLGVMALVTVLSVMNGFERELQNNILGLMPQAILSSEQGSLNPQQLPEKAVALSGVNRIAPLTTGDVVLQSARSVAVGVMLGIDPAQKDPLTPYLVNVKQTSLEAGKYNVILGEQLAGQLGVNRGDQIRVMVPSASQFTPMGRLPSQRLFTVIGTFAANSEVDGYQMLVNIQDASRLMRYPAGNITGWRLWLNEPLKVDTLSQQTLPAGTKWQDWRERKGELFQAVRMEKNMMGLLLSLIVAVAAFNIITSLGLMVMEKQGEVAILQTQGLTPRQIMMVFMVQGASAGIIGALLGAALGALLASQLNNLMPVIGAILDGAALPVAIEPLQVIVIALVAMAIALLSTLYPSWRAAATQPAEALRYE, encoded by the coding sequence ATGTATCAACCTGTCGCTCTATTCATCGGCCTGCGCTACATGCGTGGGCGTGCAGCAGATCGCTTCGGCCGCTTTGTCTCCTGGCTTTCCACCATTGGCATTACCCTTGGGGTGATGGCGCTGGTGACGGTATTGTCGGTCATGAACGGTTTTGAACGTGAACTGCAAAACAACATCCTTGGCCTGATGCCTCAGGCAATTCTCTCGTCTGAGCAGGGTTCCCTCAATCCTCAACAATTACCGGAAAAAGCCGTTGCCTTAAGTGGCGTGAATCGTATTGCGCCTCTGACGACGGGAGATGTCGTCCTGCAAAGTGCGCGCAGTGTGGCGGTTGGGGTCATGCTGGGCATCGATCCGGCGCAAAAAGATCCATTAACGCCGTATCTGGTCAATGTGAAGCAAACCTCCCTCGAAGCGGGCAAGTATAATGTCATCCTTGGCGAGCAGCTCGCCGGGCAATTGGGGGTGAATCGCGGCGATCAAATTCGCGTGATGGTGCCTTCCGCCAGCCAGTTTACCCCGATGGGACGCCTGCCAAGCCAGCGCTTATTTACGGTGATTGGCACGTTCGCGGCGAACAGCGAGGTCGATGGCTACCAGATGCTGGTCAATATTCAGGATGCCTCGCGTCTGATGCGCTACCCGGCGGGGAATATCACCGGCTGGCGTTTGTGGCTGAATGAACCGCTGAAAGTCGACACCCTCAGCCAGCAAACATTGCCGGCAGGGACAAAATGGCAGGACTGGCGTGAGCGTAAAGGCGAGCTGTTCCAGGCGGTAAGAATGGAAAAGAACATGATGGGGCTGTTGTTGAGCCTGATCGTGGCGGTCGCCGCATTCAATATTATTACCTCGCTGGGCTTGATGGTGATGGAGAAGCAAGGGGAAGTGGCTATTTTGCAAACGCAGGGGCTGACGCCGCGCCAAATCATGATGGTCTTTATGGTTCAGGGCGCGAGTGCCGGTATTATCGGCGCGCTGCTGGGGGCGGCGTTGGGCGCATTACTTGCCAGTCAGTTGAATAACCTGATGCCGGTGATCGGCGCGATACTGGACGGCGCCGCGCTGCCTGTGGCCATCGAGCCGCTGCAGGTTATTGTCATCGCGCTGGTGGCAATGGCCATCGCACTGCTTTCTACGCTTTATCCTTCCTGGCGCGCTGCCGCCACTCAACCCGCTGAGGCTTTACGTTATGAATAA
- the nagK gene encoding N-acetylglucosamine kinase: MYYGFDIGGTKIALGVFDNKRHLQWEKRVPTPRDSYEAFLNAVCDLVAEADARFGEKGSVGIGIPGMPETADGTLYAANVPAASGKPLRADLSARLDRDVRLDNDANCFALSEAWDDEFTQYPLVMGLILGTGVGGGLVTNGKSIAGHSYITGEFGHIRLPVDALTLMGFDFPLRRCGCGQLGCIENYLSGRGFAWLYQHYYHQPLQAPEIITLWEQGDVQARAHVERYLDLLAVCLGNILTIVDPDLVVIGGGLSNFTAITTQLADRLPQHLLPVARVPRIERARHGDAGGMRGAAFLHLTD, encoded by the coding sequence ATGTATTACGGGTTTGACATTGGCGGGACCAAAATTGCGTTAGGTGTGTTTGATAACAAACGGCATTTGCAGTGGGAAAAGCGTGTGCCAACCCCCCGCGACAGCTATGAGGCTTTTCTGAATGCCGTGTGTGATTTGGTCGCTGAGGCCGATGCGCGATTTGGCGAGAAAGGCAGCGTCGGCATCGGTATTCCCGGCATGCCAGAGACGGCGGACGGCACGTTGTACGCCGCTAATGTGCCTGCCGCCAGCGGCAAACCTCTGCGTGCCGATCTTAGCGCTCGCCTGGATCGCGATGTTCGCCTGGATAACGACGCCAACTGTTTTGCCCTCTCCGAAGCCTGGGACGATGAATTTACGCAGTATCCGCTGGTGATGGGGCTGATCCTCGGCACCGGTGTTGGCGGCGGTCTGGTCACCAATGGAAAATCGATCGCCGGACACAGCTACATTACCGGTGAGTTTGGTCATATCCGCTTACCGGTGGATGCGCTCACGCTGATGGGGTTTGACTTCCCGTTGCGCCGCTGCGGCTGTGGGCAACTGGGCTGTATCGAAAACTATCTTTCCGGCCGTGGATTTGCATGGCTGTATCAGCATTACTATCATCAACCTTTGCAGGCTCCTGAAATCATTACGCTGTGGGAGCAGGGTGATGTTCAGGCGCGAGCCCACGTTGAACGCTATCTGGATTTATTAGCGGTCTGTCTGGGCAATATCCTGACTATTGTCGATCCCGACCTGGTCGTGATCGGCGGCGGTTTATCGAATTTCACAGCGATAACAACGCAGTTGGCGGACCGATTGCCACAACATCTCTTGCCCGTCGCCCGGGTGCCGCGTATTGAACGAGCACGACATGGGGATGCGGGGGGAATGCGCGGCGCCGCCTTCTTACATCTTACCGACTAA
- the cobB gene encoding Sir2 family NAD+-dependent deacetylase — protein MQSRRGHRLTRFRKNKRHLRERLRQRIFFRDRVVPEVMEKPRVLVLTGAGISAESGIRTFRAADGLWEEHRVEDVATPEGFARNPTLVQSFYNARRKQLQQSEIQPNAAHIALAKLEEALGDRFLLVTQNIDNLHERAGSENIIHMHGELLKVRCSQSGQILEWTGDVTPDDKCHCCQFPAPLRPHVVWFGEMPLGMDDIYMALAMADIFIAIGTSGHVYPAAGFVHEARLHGAHTIELNLEPSQVGSEFEEKYYGPASQVVPEFVEKLLKDL, from the coding sequence ATGCAGTCGCGTCGGGGTCATCGATTAACTCGTTTTCGTAAAAACAAACGCCATTTACGCGAACGCCTGCGTCAACGGATCTTTTTCAGAGACAGAGTGGTGCCGGAAGTGATGGAAAAACCAAGAGTATTAGTACTTACAGGGGCAGGGATCTCAGCAGAATCCGGCATTCGTACGTTTCGTGCCGCCGATGGTCTCTGGGAAGAGCATCGCGTGGAAGATGTGGCGACCCCGGAAGGATTTGCGCGCAACCCTACACTGGTCCAGTCATTTTATAACGCGCGTCGAAAGCAACTGCAGCAATCCGAAATTCAGCCTAATGCGGCACATATTGCACTGGCAAAACTGGAAGAGGCCCTCGGCGATCGCTTCTTACTGGTGACGCAGAATATCGACAATCTCCATGAGCGTGCGGGCAGCGAGAATATTATCCACATGCATGGTGAGTTGTTGAAGGTGCGCTGTTCCCAGAGCGGGCAGATCCTTGAGTGGACAGGCGATGTCACCCCCGACGATAAGTGTCACTGTTGCCAGTTCCCGGCGCCGTTGCGCCCGCATGTAGTGTGGTTTGGCGAAATGCCGCTGGGGATGGATGACATCTATATGGCGCTGGCGATGGCAGATATTTTTATCGCGATTGGCACCTCGGGCCACGTTTATCCGGCTGCAGGTTTTGTTCATGAAGCGCGACTGCACGGCGCACATACGATCGAACTAAACCTTGAACCGAGCCAGGTAGGCAGCGAATTTGAAGAGAAGTATTACGGCCCGGCGAGTCAGGTGGTGCCGGAGTTTGTCGAGAAGTTGTTGAAAGACTTGTAA
- the potC gene encoding spermidine/putrescine ABC transporter permease PotC — protein MIGRLLRGGFMTTIYAYLYIPIIILIVNSFNSSRFGINWQGFTTNWYSLLLNNDSLLQAAQHSLTMAVVSATFATLIGSLTAVALYRYRFRGKPFVSGMLFVVMMSPDIVMAISLLVLFMLLGIQLGFWSLLFSHITFCLPFVVVTVYSRLKGFDVRMLEAAKDLGASEVTILRKIILPLAMPAVAAGWLLSFTLSMDDVVVSSFVTGPGYEILPLKIYSMVKVGVSPEVNALATILLVLSLVMVIASQLIARDKTKGR, from the coding sequence ATGATCGGTAGACTGCTTCGCGGTGGTTTTATGACCACCATTTATGCTTATCTGTATATTCCAATCATCATCTTGATTGTGAACTCCTTTAACAGCTCGCGCTTTGGCATCAACTGGCAAGGGTTTACCACTAACTGGTACAGCTTATTGCTCAACAACGACAGTCTGCTTCAGGCTGCACAGCATTCACTCACGATGGCCGTTGTCTCGGCAACCTTTGCCACGCTCATTGGTTCGCTCACCGCCGTCGCACTGTATCGCTACCGTTTTCGCGGCAAACCTTTCGTCAGCGGCATGCTGTTTGTCGTCATGATGTCGCCGGACATCGTCATGGCCATTTCCCTGCTGGTGCTGTTTATGCTGCTTGGCATTCAACTGGGGTTCTGGTCGCTGCTCTTCTCCCACATCACGTTCTGCCTGCCGTTTGTCGTCGTGACCGTCTATTCACGTCTGAAAGGCTTCGATGTACGGATGCTGGAAGCCGCAAAAGATCTGGGCGCCAGCGAAGTCACCATTCTGCGCAAGATCATTTTGCCGCTGGCCATGCCCGCCGTGGCGGCCGGTTGGTTACTGAGTTTTACCTTGTCGATGGATGACGTCGTGGTGTCGTCATTCGTGACCGGACCGGGGTATGAGATTTTACCGTTGAAGATCTATTCGATGGTGAAAGTGGGCGTATCACCCGAGGTGAATGCGCTGGCCACGATATTGTTAGTTCTGTCGCTGGTGATGGTCATTGCCAGCCAGCTTATTGCTCGTGATAAAACGAAGGGCCGTTAA
- the potB gene encoding spermidine/putrescine ABC transporter permease PotB: MKNTSKFQNMVIVTIVGWLVLFVFLPNLMIIGTSFLTRDDANFVKMVFTLENYARLLDPLYFEVLLHSLNMALIATLACLVLGYPFAWFLAKLPEKVRPLLLFLLIVPFWTNSLIRIYGLKIFLSTKGYLNEFLLWLGVIDTPIRIMFTPSAVIIGLVYILLPFMVMPLYSSIEKLDKPLLEAARDLGANKLQTFIRIILPLTMPGIIAGCLLVMLPAMGLFYVSDLMGGAKNLLIGNVIKVQFLNIRDWPFGAATSITLTIVMGLMLLVYWRASRLLNRKASELGD; this comes from the coding sequence ATGAAGAACACGAGTAAGTTCCAGAATATGGTGATTGTCACCATCGTCGGTTGGCTTGTGTTGTTTGTCTTTTTGCCCAACCTGATGATCATTGGTACCAGTTTTTTGACCCGTGATGACGCCAACTTCGTCAAAATGGTCTTTACGCTGGAAAACTATGCGCGTCTGCTCGATCCGCTCTATTTTGAGGTGCTGCTGCACTCGCTCAATATGGCGTTGATTGCCACCCTCGCCTGTCTGGTACTCGGTTATCCGTTCGCCTGGTTTCTGGCAAAATTGCCGGAAAAAGTCCGTCCGCTATTGCTGTTCTTGCTGATCGTCCCCTTCTGGACAAACTCACTGATCCGCATCTACGGGCTGAAAATTTTCCTTAGCACCAAAGGCTATCTCAACGAGTTCCTGCTCTGGCTGGGCGTTATCGACACCCCGATTCGCATCATGTTTACCCCCAGCGCGGTCATTATTGGTCTGGTCTATATCCTGTTGCCGTTTATGGTGATGCCGCTCTACTCCAGCATTGAAAAGCTGGATAAGCCGCTGTTAGAAGCGGCGCGTGATTTGGGTGCCAACAAGTTGCAGACCTTTATCCGCATTATCCTTCCGCTGACCATGCCGGGGATCATCGCGGGCTGTCTGCTGGTGATGCTGCCAGCGATGGGACTGTTCTATGTCTCAGACCTGATGGGCGGCGCAAAAAACCTGCTGATTGGTAACGTCATTAAGGTGCAGTTCCTGAACATCCGCGACTGGCCGTTTGGCGCGGCCACCAGCATTACGCTGACCATTGTGATGGGGCTGATGCTGCTGGTTTACTGGCGTGCATCGCGTCTGCTGAACAGAAAAGCAAGCGAGCTCGGCGATTAA
- the roxA gene encoding [50S ribosomal protein L16]-arginine 3-hydroxylase, producing MEYQLTLNWPEFLERHWQKRPVVLKRGFTNFIDPLSPDELAGLAMESEVDSRLVSHQDGKWQVSHGPFESYDHLGENNWSLLVQAVNHWHEPTAALMRPFRALPDWRIDDLMVSFSVPGGGVGPHLDQYDVFIIQGTGRRRWRVGEKLQMKQHCPHPDLLQVDPFDAIIDERLEPGDILYIPPGFPHEGYALENAMNYSVGFRAPNARELISGFADYVLQRELGSTYYSDPDMPPRDHPADVLPQEMDTLREMMLGLINQPEHFKQWFGEFISQSRHELDIAPPEPPYQPDEIYDALKQGDVLVRLGGLRVLRIGDDIYANGEKIDSPHRPALEALASHIVLTAENFEDALDDPSFLAMLAALVNSGYWFFEG from the coding sequence ATGGAATACCAATTAACCCTCAACTGGCCCGAATTTCTCGAACGCCACTGGCAAAAACGTCCGGTGGTGTTGAAGCGTGGGTTCACCAACTTTATTGATCCGCTCTCTCCTGACGAACTGGCGGGACTGGCAATGGAAAGTGAAGTCGACAGCCGTCTTGTCAGTCATCAGGACGGCAAATGGCAGGTGAGCCACGGTCCCTTCGAAAGCTACGACCATCTCGGCGAGAACAACTGGTCGCTGCTGGTACAGGCCGTAAACCACTGGCATGAACCGACCGCCGCGCTGATGCGCCCTTTCCGTGCATTACCTGACTGGCGTATCGACGACCTGATGGTCTCTTTTTCCGTTCCCGGCGGCGGCGTAGGCCCCCATCTGGATCAGTATGATGTCTTTATTATTCAGGGAACTGGCCGTCGTCGCTGGCGGGTGGGCGAAAAACTGCAGATGAAGCAGCATTGCCCGCATCCCGATCTGTTACAGGTTGATCCTTTCGACGCCATTATTGATGAGAGACTGGAGCCTGGCGATATTCTGTATATTCCACCAGGATTCCCACACGAGGGTTATGCGCTGGAAAATGCCATGAACTACTCCGTCGGGTTCCGCGCGCCAAACGCCCGCGAACTGATCAGCGGTTTTGCCGATTATGTTCTGCAGCGTGAACTGGGAAGCACGTATTACAGCGACCCCGATATGCCGCCTCGCGATCACCCTGCCGACGTTCTGCCGCAGGAGATGGATACACTGCGCGAAATGATGCTCGGGTTAATCAATCAGCCGGAGCATTTCAAACAGTGGTTTGGTGAGTTTATTTCCCAGTCTCGCCACGAGCTGGACATCGCGCCGCCAGAGCCGCCGTATCAGCCCGATGAGATTTATGATGCTCTGAAGCAAGGCGATGTGCTGGTTCGTCTTGGCGGATTGCGTGTACTGCGCATTGGTGACGATATATACGCAAACGGCGAGAAGATTGATTCCCCACACCGTCCGGCACTGGAAGCGCTCGCCAGCCATATCGTGCTGACCGCCGAAAACTTTGAGGACGCGCTGGACGATCCGTCGTTCCTTGCGATGCTGGCCGCGTTGGTCAACAGCGGATACTGGTTCTTCGAAGGGTAA